Within the Pseudorasbora parva isolate DD20220531a chromosome 15, ASM2467924v1, whole genome shotgun sequence genome, the region ACTGTGAAGAGGAAGCTTGCAGATGCGGCAGTtgcctgtgtccaagctcctgCTGTGGGTGACCTTGTGTTCAGTCAGAGTTAGCAGTGAAGGGAAGCGCTCTCCACAGATGGGGCATTGGCAGTGCTTGGTGGGGCCTAGATGAGTCTGGACGTGCTCCCACAGTGCCATCTCAGTGAAGAAGGTCTTGGAACAGTCTTTGCATTTGTGGCTCCCTTGGATTGCCTCCACTTTGCGCTTGAGAGTGCCACTCTCCCCGGGCTGGATGTGGTGATCTCGCAGCTGGTGGTTGGCGAGCAAGGACTGCATGGTGTAAGAAGCACCGCAGATTTCACAGGCAAACATAGGATCGTTCAGATGTGCCTTCCCTTTGCTTTCAGTGGGAGGGCTAAACAGCGATTCCACCTTACCGACTCTTATTTCACTATTCACTGGCAGCTTTCCAGCACTGTCCTTGGCAACTGGTTCGGAGACAGGTGGAGGGGTCACGTTGTTACCTTCAGCACTCTTGGCAGAGAGTTTCTCATGTAAGGGCACCTCGAGGGGAGATCTGGTATTGGTACAGACGCAGGGATTGCATTTGTCGCTATGTGTTGTGATATGACACTGCAACTCGATGTCTGTGGTAAAGGACTCTGCACAAAAGATACAGCAGTACATCTTGCATTGTTTGTCGAGATGTTTCTGTTTGACATGCAGATGCAAGTCATGCTCTTGCTTGAAATCCCATTCGCATGACGTGCAGTGGAATGTGGTTTTCTTGTTACTGTGCTCGGAGGCCAGGTGAACCTGAATAGACACCTTGGAGTCAAACACCTGCTGGCAGAGGGAACATCGGAAAAACACCATGGTGTGCATCTCAAGTAGGTGCCCATGTAAGTCTTTGACACTGGTAAAGGACTTACTGCAGCTCTCACAGATGTAGAGTGTAGATGAATTGCTAAAATGAGACAATGTGTGTTCCTTAAAAGATTCCTGGTTTGGGAAATCCTTGAAACCCTCTGGACATGTAAGTTTTGGAAGCATACTCTTCAGGTGGGAACTCAAGTGAGTTTGAAACAGATCCAGATTGGTGTATTTAGCCCCGCAATGGTCACAAATGAAGTCTGTTGAAGGTAATTGGCTATTTTTTTTGGTCAGACTCTTGATTGACTGAGGTGACGTTGAACCCATTGTCCTCCTTCCCTCTTTAAGGTTCATCAAGTTAATGTTCTTGTGTGTCTTTTTGATATGCTGCATCAGTTTTATCTTGCTGCTAAATGTAGGCAAATGGGTGCAGTATGGACAGAACTGCGAAGACTTCCTTTCTGCTGTTTCTTCTGCATCTGGATCAAGTTTCAGGCtctgttttttacagtgtgtctgCCGCACATGATTATCCAGCGTGTCCTTTGTCAGGAATCCTCCGAAGCACTGTGAGCAGAAAAAGACGTTGCTCTCGATTAAAGCCGAGTTGTGTGATTGGCGAACATGCTCTTGAAGGGCTTTCAGGTCCTTTAACGACGTGGGACAGAAGCTACACTGAAGAACTGTCTGAACGGCCGCTGTGATCGCAGCTTCAAGCAACACGGAGTGGTCCAGCGTCACATTAGCCTCTTTCTGATGCTCCTTTAGTTCAGATGGAAAAGTCTCAGAACTTGAGTGGATTTCATTGTCCTTGAGTTTGGCCTGTGGACATGCTCTAGGGTCCATGTAATTGTGACAATGAAGACAATTATTGAAAATTTTGAGCTTTTTGGAGATTCCTAAACAATTTTTTGAGACAAACTGGGActttctcttttctgcacaaggAGCCACTTCTGCCACATTTGGAGTGGCTGGACTGGAGATGTGTGAGGTTGCACAGATGCATTTTGCCATTGAGAA harbors:
- the znf521 gene encoding zinc finger protein 521 codes for the protein MTRRKQSKPRSLKGQDDRLNTKEDGMIVGKKRCSWERRKERDDEREQHGQEKDEDAKEHKSGCQQSESLTKQMYYHGSANHNVEEDEICCFASLSPANPSADHEDGCDHGLKGDIYRDHQRLSHCRRESTPLPCNSSVPLEIFQMDISSESPTELKQGLSNQYEQGSVMSSRHLSLVNNPQHNLSESEKRKPPSIAAQDQSDFSMAKCICATSHISSPATPNVAEVAPCAEKRKSQFVSKNCLGISKKLKIFNNCLHCHNYMDPRACPQAKLKDNEIHSSSETFPSELKEHQKEANVTLDHSVLLEAAITAAVQTVLQCSFCPTSLKDLKALQEHVRQSHNSALIESNVFFCSQCFGGFLTKDTLDNHVRQTHCKKQSLKLDPDAEETAERKSSQFCPYCTHLPTFSSKIKLMQHIKKTHKNINLMNLKEGRRTMGSTSPQSIKSLTKKNSQLPSTDFICDHCGAKYTNLDLFQTHLSSHLKSMLPKLTCPEGFKDFPNQESFKEHTLSHFSNSSTLYICESCSKSFTSVKDLHGHLLEMHTMVFFRCSLCQQVFDSKVSIQVHLASEHSNKKTTFHCTSCEWDFKQEHDLHLHVKQKHLDKQCKMYCCIFCAESFTTDIELQCHITTHSDKCNPCVCTNTRSPLEVPLHEKLSAKSAEGNNVTPPPVSEPVAKDSAGKLPVNSEIRVGKVESLFSPPTESKGKAHLNDPMFACEICGASYTMQSLLANHQLRDHHIQPGESGTLKRKVEAIQGSHKCKDCSKTFFTEMALWEHVQTHLGPTKHCQCPICGERFPSLLTLTEHKVTHSRSLDTGNCRICKLPLHSEEDFLEHCQRHPDLHNSLTGFRCVVCMQTVTSTLELKIHGTFHMQKVQGDDLINSCMDPLNLNPDLKISSSVAQQETVTMNVSTFEHRLRDTKTSISVVNCCSATALIPEERSNKNTLTQATTV